One region of Ptiloglossa arizonensis isolate GNS036 chromosome 8, iyPtiAriz1_principal, whole genome shotgun sequence genomic DNA includes:
- the Dok gene encoding docking protein homolog isoform X2: MEPEEPLLQGILLLPPQGMLGQLKKTWHKRFCQLFRTSNYGIKRVEIYDNQEEAILQLHSPRIITLDACIKIAPSNQSHVFNVVTKSGIHYFGCYSESDMSHWITAFQLVAFKDSVSNQTIEENNDLYCTSGEGVFSVKVVETDASKRCGLENRNYTLVVAAVDMKLMDGDIVLFTWPYRYIRRYGYKDGKFIFEAGRKCESGEGSFRLEHTSQQEIFRCMYSKMRSMKKLMNEEGLLDKKNTDSEISDSPASVEYKSLNRDNSPELSQKTIGSSILDDEERHPYDLVEVRNDAWKTHGIDNIHHTERPNSLLHSDKDKENEDDFQYETMMPMLSPQNSSKSKSSITDNSIATSINHISCKSNDESDYDKLEHFGSASKSNQKSTYKFGNFSSTSQNSHSNVSLNNSIVDTNTAWSNYDIVEDMSAVRLADDSHLGYGVIRKKSNHSESASTSNTMGPKHTVYNNSEYAIVSKPKRV; encoded by the exons ATGGAGCCCGAGGAACCTCTGTTACAAGGGATTCTACTGTTACCACCACAGGGAATGCTAGGCCAACTGAAG AAAACTTGGCACAAGAGATTCTGTCAACTTTTCAGAACTAGTAACTATGGAATCAAGCGTGTAGAAATTTATGACAACCAAGAGGAAGCTATATTGCAGCTGCATAGCCCACGTATTATTACATTAGATGCATGCATTAAAATTGCACCTAGTAACCAGTCACATGTGTTTAAT GTAGTAACAAAATCAGGAATCCATTACTTTGGATGTTATTCCGAATCGGATATGAGTCACTGGATTACTGCATTTCAGTTAGTAGCTTTTAAAGACAGTGTTTCCAACCAGACAATAGAAGAAAACAATGATTTGTACTGTACCAGTGGAGAAGGAGTATTTTCTGTAAAAGTTGTAGAAACAGATGCATCTAAACGATGCGGCTTGGAAAACAGAAATTATACACTTGTTGTAGCCGCAGTTGATATGAAATTAATGGATGGAGATATAGTGTTATTCACATGGCCATATCGCTATATTAGGAGATATGGTTACAAGGatggaaaattcatttttgaaGCAGGAAGAAAATGCGAGTCTGGAGAAGGTTCTTTTCGCTTGGAACATACCAGccagcaagaaatttttcgatgcATGTATTCTAAAATGAGGTCAATGAAGAAATTAATGAACGAAGAAG GCTTATTAGACAAGAAGAACACAGATTCCGAAATATCAGACTCACCTGCATCTGTGGAATATAAATCATTAAATCGAGATAATTCACCGGAGCTATCTCAAAAAACAATAGGGAGTTCCATTCTTGATGACGAAGAGAGACATCCTTATGATCtagtagaagtaagaaacgatgcTTGGAAAACACATGGTATCGATAACATACATCACACAGAGAGACCAAACTCATTGTTACATAGTGACAAAGATAAAGAAAACGAAGATGATTTTCAATATGAAACTATGATGCCTATGCTCTCACCTCAAAACTCTTCAAAGAGTAAGTCTAGTATTACGGATAATTCAATTGCTACATCGATTAATCACATTTCTTGCAAATCCAATGATGAATCTGATTATGATAAATTAGAACACTTTGGCTCTGCGAGTAAAAGTAATCAAAAAAGTACGTATAAATTTGGAAACTTTAGCAGCACATCTCAGAATTCCCATTCCAATGTTTCCCTAAATAATTCTATAGTTGATACCAACACTGCGTGGTCTAATTATGATATTGTTGAAGATATGTCTGCTGTTAGATTAGCAGATGATAGTCACCTTGGATATGGTGTTATTAGAAAGAAATCAAATCATTCTGAATCCGCTTCCACTAGTAATACAATGGGTCCAAAGCATACAGTATACAATAATAGTGAATATGCAATTGTATCAAAACCAAAAAGGGTATAA
- the LOC143150424 gene encoding uncharacterized protein LOC143150424, with translation MFSLRQVFQLGIRLTFVRKPVNLHRISLISKDKFDVNNIHQNIFVRMKTNLCESSQEEDDKAKNKMLGKVEGKLKLYFTCKRCNSRTSKIISKIAYEKGIVIVRCDGCKNNHLIADHLGWFPEMKKFNNIEKYLASKGESVRRVLNDVDGYVEIVVKEEFDMIHGLNRKPLNDKKSETCIENKKNGTSEDT, from the coding sequence ATGTTTTCATTGCGACAAGTATTTCAACTTGGCATACGTTTGACATTTGTGAGAAAACCTGTGAACTTACATCGAATCTCATTGATTTCGAAAGACAAATTTGATGTTAACAATATTCAccaaaatattttcgttcgcaTGAAAACGAATCTTTGCGAGTCATCGCAAGAAGAAGATGACAAAGCTAAAAATAAGATGCTTGGCAAAGTcgaaggaaaattaaaattgtactttACGTGTAAACGCTGCAACTCTAGAACCAGTAAAATCATATCGAAGATTGCATACGAAAAGGGAATAGTTATAGTACGATGTGATGGTTGCAAAAATAACCATTTAATTGCGGATCATTTGGGATGGTTTCCAGAGATGAAAAAGTTTaataacattgaaaaatatttggcgTCAAAAGGAGAGTCCGTTCGAAGAGTACTAAATGACGTTGACGGTTATGTTGAGATCGTCGTTAAAGAAGAATTCGATATGATACATGGTTTAAACAGAAAACCTTTGAACGATAAAAAAAGTGAGACGtgcattgaaaataaaaagaatggtACTTCAGAGGATACGTAG
- the Eca gene encoding transmembrane p24 trafficking protein eclair has product MLKYGSILFVFLCILEYGTGLYFHIQNTERKCFIEEIPDETTVLVNYKVELYDPRTGGFMLTNPGVGMHVSVRDPDDKIILSRMYSSEGRISFTSHVPGEHVICLHSNNTSWFSGNQLRVHLEIQVGEHAIDYANIAQKEKFSDLQLRIRQLIDQVEQITKEQNYQRYREERFRQTSESTHRCVFWWSLTQSIVLLTMGMWQMRHLKSFFEAKKLV; this is encoded by the exons ATGTTAAAGTACGGAAGTATATTGTTTGTTTTTCTATGCATCCTTGAATATGGCACAGGACTTTATTTTCACATCCAAAATACGGAGAGAAAATGTTTCATTGAAGAGATTCCAGATGAAACGACGGTTTTAG TAAATTACAAAGTCGAATTGTATGACCCGAGAACCGGCGGATTCATGCTGACCAACCCTGGTGTGGGAATGCACGTGTCGGTTCGAGATCCAGATGACAAAATAATTCTTTCCAGAATGTACAGTTCAGAAGGACGAATTTCTTTCACCTCTCACGTACCTGGCGAACATGTTATCTGCTTGCATTCTAACAATACTTCTTGGTTCAGTGGTAACCAATTG CGAGTACATTTGGAAATTCAAGTGGGTGAACATGCCATTGATTATGCGAACATAGCTCAAAAGGAAAAATTCTCAGATTTACAATTAAGAATACGTCAACTTATTGATCAAGTAGAACAAATAACCAAAGAACAAAATTATCAAAGG tATCGAGAAGAACGGTTTAGAcaaacatctgaaagtacacaccgtTGTGTATTCTGGTGGTCTCTTACACAATctattgtcttgttaaccatggGTATGTGGCAAATGAGACATTTAAAAAGTTttttcgaagcaaagaaattagTATAA
- the Ddrgk1 gene encoding DDRGK domain containing 1, whose amino-acid sequence MDVTLLAFFAVIIIILIVICTVILGRKSAIKKKQASVPERSAQSRPVRRAAGQRNARHRMLTGAGAVNQTPALQPANENDDASGNEGNDEADEIPDISDHKIGAKKRAKLAAKAEKKIQREAAEREREEHKKREQLLQEQRDKEYEKEREKELQQEEAEKKAREEKEKKEYEEYLKMKDAFTVEDEGYDQKETEEEENLLEEFVEYIKTSKVVVLEDLAALFGLKTASVVERIQDLQTNGNLTGVIDDRGKFIYISQQELEDVAKFVKQRGRVSITELAENSNRLINLTPENKHSMVEAR is encoded by the exons atggaCGTCACTTTGTTAGCCTTTTTTGccgttataattattattttgattgtcatttgtacgGTGATCTTAGGACGGAAATCTG ctataaagaagaaacaggcTAGCGTACCAGAGAGATCTGCACAGAGCAGACCAGTGAGGAGAGCAGCTGGTCAAAGAAATGCTAGACATCGTATGTTAACAGGTGCAGGTGCTGTTAATCAGACACCTGCTCTTCAACCAGCAAATGAAAATGATGATGCATCTGGAAATGAAGGCAATGATGAAGCTGATGAGATACCGGATATATCTGACCATAAAATAGGTGcaaagaaacgagcaaaattaGCAGCTAAAGCAGAAAAGAAGATACAAAGAGAAGCGGCTGAACGGGAAAGAGAAGAGCATAAGAAGCGGGAACAATTGCTCCAAGAACAAAGGGACAAAGAATATGAGAAGGAACGCGAAAAGGAATTGCAACAGGAGGAAGCAGAAAAAAAAGCAAGAgaggagaaggaaaagaaagagtACGAAGAGTATTTGAAAATGAAAGATGCATTTACTGTAGAGGACGAGGGTTACGATCAAAAGGaaacagaagaagaagagaatttATTGGAAGAATTTGTCGAATATATTAAAACAAGTAAAGTGGTAGTCCTCGAAGATCTAGCTGCACTCTTTGGCTTAAAGACTGCGAGCGTTGTGGAAAGAATTCAAGATCTACAAACGAATGGAAATTTGACAGGTGTaatcgacgatcgaggaaaatttatttatatctctCAACAGGAACTCGAGGATGTTGCAAAGTTTGTAAAACAGCGTGGCAGAGTCAGTATTACCGAATTGGCAGAAAATTCCAATCGTTTGATAAATCTGACTCCAGAAAACAAACATAGCATGGTGGAAGCTAGATAG
- the Dok gene encoding docking protein homolog isoform X1: MEPEEPLLQGILLLPPQGMLGQLKKTWHKRFCQLFRTSNYGIKRVEIYDNQEEAILQLHSPRIITLDACIKIAPSNQSHVFNVVTKSGIHYFGCYSESDMSHWITAFQLVAFKDSVSNQTIEENNDLYCTSGEGVFSVKVVETDASKRCGLENRNYTLVVAAVDMKLMDGDIVLFTWPYRYIRRYGYKDGKFIFEAGRKCESGEGSFRLEHTSQQEIFRCMYSKMRSMKKLMNEEGNPSIECNDVQYHAALSMEAGSRAALPPSPNSSANLIDIDFSTSQNSQKQSNTSSNLDTSLSTKPSSSLMRSKPAKPPRKYVFTGLLDKKNTDSEISDSPASVEYKSLNRDNSPELSQKTIGSSILDDEERHPYDLVEVRNDAWKTHGIDNIHHTERPNSLLHSDKDKENEDDFQYETMMPMLSPQNSSKSKSSITDNSIATSINHISCKSNDESDYDKLEHFGSASKSNQKSTYKFGNFSSTSQNSHSNVSLNNSIVDTNTAWSNYDIVEDMSAVRLADDSHLGYGVIRKKSNHSESASTSNTMGPKHTVYNNSEYAIVSKPKRV, translated from the exons ATGGAGCCCGAGGAACCTCTGTTACAAGGGATTCTACTGTTACCACCACAGGGAATGCTAGGCCAACTGAAG AAAACTTGGCACAAGAGATTCTGTCAACTTTTCAGAACTAGTAACTATGGAATCAAGCGTGTAGAAATTTATGACAACCAAGAGGAAGCTATATTGCAGCTGCATAGCCCACGTATTATTACATTAGATGCATGCATTAAAATTGCACCTAGTAACCAGTCACATGTGTTTAAT GTAGTAACAAAATCAGGAATCCATTACTTTGGATGTTATTCCGAATCGGATATGAGTCACTGGATTACTGCATTTCAGTTAGTAGCTTTTAAAGACAGTGTTTCCAACCAGACAATAGAAGAAAACAATGATTTGTACTGTACCAGTGGAGAAGGAGTATTTTCTGTAAAAGTTGTAGAAACAGATGCATCTAAACGATGCGGCTTGGAAAACAGAAATTATACACTTGTTGTAGCCGCAGTTGATATGAAATTAATGGATGGAGATATAGTGTTATTCACATGGCCATATCGCTATATTAGGAGATATGGTTACAAGGatggaaaattcatttttgaaGCAGGAAGAAAATGCGAGTCTGGAGAAGGTTCTTTTCGCTTGGAACATACCAGccagcaagaaatttttcgatgcATGTATTCTAAAATGAGGTCAATGAAGAAATTAATGAACGAAGAAGGTAATCCAAGTATTGAATGCAATGATGTTCAATATCATGCAGCCTTGTCTATGGAAGCTGGTTCAAGAGCAGCATTGCCCCCTTCCCCGAATAGTTCTGCTAATTTAATTGACATTGATTTTTCAACGTCACAAAATTCTCAGAAGCAATCAAACACCTCATCGAATCTAGATACTAGTTTATCTACCAAACCTTCCTCATCTCTCATGAGATCTAAACCTGCAAAGCCACCACGAAAATATGTTTTTACAGGCTTATTAGACAAGAAGAACACAGATTCCGAAATATCAGACTCACCTGCATCTGTGGAATATAAATCATTAAATCGAGATAATTCACCGGAGCTATCTCAAAAAACAATAGGGAGTTCCATTCTTGATGACGAAGAGAGACATCCTTATGATCtagtagaagtaagaaacgatgcTTGGAAAACACATGGTATCGATAACATACATCACACAGAGAGACCAAACTCATTGTTACATAGTGACAAAGATAAAGAAAACGAAGATGATTTTCAATATGAAACTATGATGCCTATGCTCTCACCTCAAAACTCTTCAAAGAGTAAGTCTAGTATTACGGATAATTCAATTGCTACATCGATTAATCACATTTCTTGCAAATCCAATGATGAATCTGATTATGATAAATTAGAACACTTTGGCTCTGCGAGTAAAAGTAATCAAAAAAGTACGTATAAATTTGGAAACTTTAGCAGCACATCTCAGAATTCCCATTCCAATGTTTCCCTAAATAATTCTATAGTTGATACCAACACTGCGTGGTCTAATTATGATATTGTTGAAGATATGTCTGCTGTTAGATTAGCAGATGATAGTCACCTTGGATATGGTGTTATTAGAAAGAAATCAAATCATTCTGAATCCGCTTCCACTAGTAATACAATGGGTCCAAAGCATACAGTATACAATAATAGTGAATATGCAATTGTATCAAAACCAAAAAGGGTATAA